A genomic region of Tamandua tetradactyla isolate mTamTet1 chromosome 2, mTamTet1.pri, whole genome shotgun sequence contains the following coding sequences:
- the LOC143658677 gene encoding olfactory receptor 4P4-like — translation MEMVNNVTEFILLGHSQNKKVKYLCFLLFLFCYIAILMGNLIIVISIILSQLIGQPMYFFLNYLALSDLCYTSVVTPKLVADLSTERNTISHTSCMAQLFTMHFLGANEVFILTVMAYDRCVAICKPQHYTVIMGRWRCDCLVMACCAGAFLHSFVYCLLTIMLPFCGPSEIDHYFRDVYPLLKLARTDTYAVGILVVANSGKMGLVIFVVLMTSYFLVSYTSRAYPAESPSKALPTCSSHITVVVLFFVPVLFIYTGPAKTFPEDKFLALFYTVIAPMFNPLIYTPRNLAMKSASRGVWCPKPILSGKQMI, via the coding sequence ATGGAAATGGTGAATAACGTCACTGAATTTATTCTGCTGGGACATTCCCAGAACAAGAAAGTTAaatatttgtgctttcttttattcttattttgttatatagCTATTTTGATGGGAAACTTGATCATAGTGATTTCTATCATACTCAGTCAGCTTATTGGCCaacccatgtatttcttccttaattATCTTGCTCTCTCAGACCTATGTTATACCTCAGTGGTGACACCCAAGCTAGTTGCAGACTTGTCgacagaaagaaacacaatttCTCATACTAGCTGCATGGCACAGCTCTTCACCATGCACTTCTTGGGGGCAAATGAGGTCTTCATTCTCAcagtgatggcctatgaccgctgcGTGGCCATCTGCAAGCCCCAGCACTACACTGTCATCATGGGCAGGTGGAGGTGTGATTGCCTGGTCATGGCCTGCTGCGCTGGGGCATTTCTGCATTCCTTCGTCTACTGTCTTCTCACCATCATGCTACCCTTCTGTGGCCCTAGTGAGATAGATCACTACTTCCGGGATGTGTATCCTTTGCTGAAACTGGCGCGCACTGACACCTACGCAGTGGGAATCCTAGTTGTTGCCAACTCAGGCAAGATGGGGTTGGTGATCTTTGTGGTCTTGATGACATCGTATTTTTTGGTATCATACACCAGCAGGGCTTACCCTGCAGAAAGCCCTAGCAAGGCACTTCCCACCTGCAGTTCTCACATAACAGTTGTGGTTCTGTTCTTTGTGCCTGTTCTCTTTATTTATACTGGACCAGCCAAAACTTTTCCAGAAGATAAATTCTTGGCTCTTTTCTACACTGTCATTGCTCCCATGTTCAACCCTTTGATCTACACGCCGAGGAACTTGGCGATGAAGAGTGCCTCGAGGGGAGTGTGGTGCCCCAAACCAATTTTGAGTGGAAAGCAAATGATCTGA